The following nucleotide sequence is from Bactrocera oleae isolate idBacOlea1 chromosome 2, idBacOlea1, whole genome shotgun sequence.
TTTTACTAATAAGGTATGATTATATCGGCAATGCCTTGGGGCTACCTAGCGGACACCACCGGTCGAAAGCATGTGTTAATGTGCGGACTTCTTATTGGCAGTTTAATGGATTTAGCATGTGCCTGTAGCCAAACTGCAATTCAATTAATCgtctttaaatttttagccGGCTTTATGTAAGTGTTGCATTTGTTaagtattaaaagtaaaaatgtagTTACATCAACATTTTACAGTAACTGTGGCCCACTTGCTGTAGTCATGACATATTTATctgaatttcatataaaaaagcaTCGATCCCGAGTATTAATGATTTTAGGTATGATCAAAACTATCGATTTGCTTATACTGCCCGCGATTGCAACAACAACTCTGCCACATCATATAGCTTTCGAAATATGGGTCATGAAATGtgagtaaattaattaaaatatcccaGCCAGCCTCAAATTGGCCCAATATAGAAAATTTCCGAATGCTCTAAATTTTTCATTGATAATAAATCACTCATATCCCTCTCTGGAATATATACCTGTGTTAAGTAAATTAGACTTATTTATCCTTAAAATAAATTCAGTTCATACGTGGAATGTTTTCCTCGCTATTACTGCTTTACCTGGCCTCATCAGTGGTCTATTACTTCCCTTTTTTCCGGAAAGTCCCAAATATCTTATGTCACAAGGAAGAAATGTGGAAGCTTTGGCAACTTTCAAAACCATATACGCTTTAAACACGGGGAAAAATAAAGAATCATATCcggtatataaaataaattgaatgatAGTTATAGTAGCATAAGCGACTTTCATTTCAAAATctatggaaatatatttttatattaggtaattGCTCTATTTGAAGAAGCACCTGAAAAAGCTGCAAAAATAGCGGCAAAAACTGATAAAGGGCAGGAGGATATCAAAACGTTGAAAAACAGACAGCAAAACGCCAAAGAAACTTTTAAAGATGGTCTGAAGCAATTAAAGCCCATGTTTTCCCGTCCTTAtctgaaattttcttttatggTGTACCTCATGGGCTTTTCGATATTACTCGGGTAAGTCTTAATCCAAAAGACGGTAGATAAAcgtaaatgtaataataatttttaatattgcaaTTTCAGTCAAAATTCGGTAAGGTTATGGTTGCCTCAACTCTTCGCATCCATTGTAGAGTATAAACAGCTTTATGGTAGTACATCTAGTATGTGCACCATATTAGAATATAATGTGAACAGAACTCAGCTAATTAAAGACGAAGATGAGATGAAAACGTGTGATGTTCATATTAACTGTGAGTCATATACAAACAATATTGTTGTGTCGGCCTGTACAGTTTTCGGATTCTTCTTGGTCAGCTTTATAATCAACAAAATAGGGAATAAAACCCTGCTGAGTACGGAATGTTGTCAAAAAACGAGGGCGGTCCGAAAAGTACTTAGTCTAAAagaacacaaaatttttaagacAAAGGCATTTATTTCTCTACATAGTTTCCTTTTAGTTACACTATACTTGACCCAGTGCTGCTCCGATTCCTTGAAACcgtctgaaaaatatattttctgaagGTTTGAAAAGTAAAGCAATTCGCCATAGTAAAATCCAGTGATCATAGGCACTTCTCCAGGTAGTTGATGCAGATCACAGGATAGGATAG
It contains:
- the LOC106622387 gene encoding synaptic vesicle glycoprotein 2B isoform X2, encoding MASDPQASNGRIDEAPLKDFESALEACGFGKFNYSLLFVSMLAIAATVFETSNISYILPTAECDLQIGLLTKGVLNAITYAGMIISAMPWGYLADTTGRKHVLMCGLLIGSLMDLACACSQTAIQLIVFKFLAGFINCGPLAVVMTYLSEFHIKKHRSRVLMILGMIKTIDLLILPAIATTTLPHHIAFEIWVMKFHTWNVFLAITALPGLISGLLLPFFPESPKYLMSQGRNVEALATFKTIYALNTGKNKESYPVIALFEEAPEKAAKIAAKTDKGQEDIKTLKNRQQNAKETFKDGLKQLKPMFSRPYLKFSFMVYLMGFSILLGQNSVRLWLPQLFASIVEYKQLYGSTSSMCTILEYNVNRTQLIKDEDEMKTCDVHINCESYTNNIVVSACTVFGFFLVSFIINKIGNKTLLNGALFTSLIFAVSFYWSLSEYSTLAISAIFVTASSIAGTTVVSVSVNLFPTVMRAMVVVLVLTSGRLGSLLGNVLFPIFITMGCIPPFIMIGGAILCACIISFFIPRANSEFFK
- the LOC106622387 gene encoding synaptic vesicle glycoprotein 2B isoform X1 — encoded protein: MAASDPQASNGRIDEAPLKDFESALEACGFGKFNYSLLFVSMLAIAATVFETSNISYILPTAECDLQIGLLTKGVLNAITYAGMIISAMPWGYLADTTGRKHVLMCGLLIGSLMDLACACSQTAIQLIVFKFLAGFINCGPLAVVMTYLSEFHIKKHRSRVLMILGMIKTIDLLILPAIATTTLPHHIAFEIWVMKFHTWNVFLAITALPGLISGLLLPFFPESPKYLMSQGRNVEALATFKTIYALNTGKNKESYPVIALFEEAPEKAAKIAAKTDKGQEDIKTLKNRQQNAKETFKDGLKQLKPMFSRPYLKFSFMVYLMGFSILLGQNSVRLWLPQLFASIVEYKQLYGSTSSMCTILEYNVNRTQLIKDEDEMKTCDVHINCESYTNNIVVSACTVFGFFLVSFIINKIGNKTLLNGALFTSLIFAVSFYWSLSEYSTLAISAIFVTASSIAGTTVVSVSVNLFPTVMRAMVVVLVLTSGRLGSLLGNVLFPIFITMGCIPPFIMIGGAILCACIISFFIPRANSEFFK